A part of Rhinoderma darwinii isolate aRhiDar2 chromosome 1, aRhiDar2.hap1, whole genome shotgun sequence genomic DNA contains:
- the SOWAHB gene encoding ankyrin repeat domain-containing protein SOWAHB translates to MARELSQEEVLDFLCQGGGKVANSSLLAHFKLFLRDPRAPAEQLLKRRERFKRYVNSVAVVKPEGAVKYVVLRSRYRDLLGEDLSQPPAPGKPDNREDDQVVPAVPHGAQVRDGRGIHSNGCAHQGESAPALYHDQQGVVLITDVPHGALEGQTWASPKDRSFHELKCHQPSQWTSSAQNRDSTSSPASNTSSPQCNTYAPHRSPSMEYKKSSPPVIRASDKFYPEQPMNTDLSSSNTSSPCNKSKSSSDQPYHNQSSPATSLDIPEIPPQVPSGHCKVPPGGQKKTESANPAFVNATSRDREGPNHGSRARTELQSSHFHVNGTFPPEEHKDYSDPIQEQQMPTLYNELPASPPSSRYMDSPHPSPSLRFPHGSGITPRLEDYQPASRSPSPPLPLYDIHDLWMSQMPVFKSIRCQLSLQDLEDFVDQESCGSEGSDSGEGADCDTEPNVDDDPSSDSNNDQYVHDMEQKCQNSRCPPSRKFLGIREQYDKLQSADPVNVIDTLATCGVESAGSLPTIEYSKSPYTTKSFLTDQAPILFELAGNPPRHKMSSRMQELMSSSDDELIERDYKKRRRPSRAKKPSNLALVPPQPDVDLLLTVKPVTSNHFITYDIADQKSQHAQYEFKVNMDFVLKKTFNYKSSTVLPLDSMEHDWIVKSATGSWLQVYGLFMKDPSLALRKDFISGFTAFHWFAKHGATDMFYKFVAGAKKAGILLDANVKSNGGYTPLHIAAIHGHHKVAVMLIEKLNVNVKLRDNSGKRAWQYLGCNTSGEVWQLLGAPKGKTIFASRALNITNTVSTHVKSSQINRKTSLAAFLKPQHQKWKANNHPALREREIYSD, encoded by the coding sequence ATGGCCAGGGAGCTGAGCCAGGAAGAGGTGCTGGATTTCTTGTGCCAAGGTGGAGGGAAGGTGGCCAATTCCTCGCTACTGGCTCACTTCAAGCTCTTCCTCAGGGACCCACGGGCGCCCGCAGAGCAGCTCCTCAAGCGCCGGGAGAGGTTCAAGCGCTACGTGAACTCCGTGGCTGTGGTGAAGCCGGAGGGAGCTGTCAAGTACGTGGTGCTCAGGAGCCGCTACCGCGATCTGCTGGGTGAGGACTTGTCTCAACCACCGGCTCCTGGAAAGCCTGACAATCGGGAGGACGATCAGGTTGTGCCCGCCGTGCCTCATGGAGCTCAGGTACGTGATGGCCGTGGCATCCACAGCAATGGATGTGCCCACCAAGGTGAATCTGCGCCAGCTCTTTACCATGACCAGCAGGGGGTAGTTCTTATCACAGATGTTCCTCATGGGGCTCTGGAGGGGCAGACTTGGGCTTCCCCCAAGGATCGTTCTTTTCATGAACTTAAATGTCACCAACCATCTCAGTGGACTTCATCAGCTCAGAACCGTGATTCTACTTCATCACCAGCCAGCAATACCTCCTCACCCCAATGTAACACCTATGCCCCACATAGAAGTCCATCCATGGAGTACAAGAAGTCCAGTCCACCAGTCATCAGAGCTTCAGACAAGTTCTACCCTGAACAGCCCATGAATACTGACCTGTCCTCCTCCAACACCTCCTCACCTTGTAACAAGAGTAAGTCCTCTTCAGACCAGCCATACCACAACCAGTCCTCTCCTGCTACAAGTCTTGACATTCCTGAGATTCCCCCCCAGGTTCCTTCTGGACACTGCAAAGTCCCACCTGGAGGGCAGAAGAAAACGGAATCTGCTAATCCTGCTTTTGTAAATGCGACCAGCAGGGATCGGGAGGGACCAAACCATGGAAGTCGTGCCCGTACTGAGCTGCAGTCCTCACATTTCCACGTCAATGGTACTTTTCCTCCAGAGGAGCACAAAGACTATTCTGACCCCATACAAGAACAGCAAATGCCTACTTTGTATAATGAGCTGCCAGCTTCACCTCCGTCCTCCAGGTACATGGATTCCCCACACCCTTCCCCCTCCCTGCGGTTCCCACATGGATCCGGCATCACTCCTCGGCTGGAAGATTATCAGCCAGCAAGTCGCAGCCCCTCTCCGCCACTACCTCTCTACGATATACATGACCTGTGGATGTCTCAGATGCCAGTCTTTAAGAGCATCAGATGCCAGCTCTCCTTGCAGGACTTGGAGGACTTTGTTGATCAGGAAAGCTGTGGAAGTGAAGGTAGTGACAGTGGTGAAGGGGCTGACTGTGACACCGAGCCCAATGTTGATGACGACCCTTCCAGTGACTCAAATAATGACCAATATGTACATGATATGGAACAGAAATGCCAGAATAGTAGATGTCCACCTAGTAGAAAGTTCCTTGGCATCCGGGAGCAGTACGATAAATTACAAAGCGCAGACCCCGTGAATGTGATAGACACTTTAGCCACATGTGGAGTCGAATCTGCTGGATCTTTGCCGACCATTGAGTACAGTAAATCTCCATATACCACCAAATCTTTCCTCACTGACCAAGCTCCGATCTTGTTTGAACTGGCAGGGAACCCACCAAGGCACAAGATGAGTTCTCGTATGCAGGAATTAATGTCCTCCTCAGATGATGAACTCATTGAAAGGGATTATAAGAAGAGGAGGCGTCCATCACGAGCTAAAAAACCATCCAACTTAGCGTTGGTGCCTCCACAGCCAGATGTAGACTTGCTTCTAACCGTGAAGCCTGTGACCTCTAACCATTTTATTACGTACGATATCGCAGACCAAAAATCTCAACATGCACAATATGAATTCAAAGTGAATATGGATTTTGTCCTTAAAAAGACTTTTAACTATAAATCTTCCACTGTTTTACCCTTGGATTCAATGGAACACGACTGGATTGTTAAATCGGCTACAGGGTCTTGGCTTCAGGTGTATGGGTTGTTCATGAAGGACCCAAGTTTAGCTTTACGGAAAGATTTCATCTCCGGCTTTACAGCGTTTCACTGGTTTGCCAAACACGGCGCTACGGACATGTTCTACAAGTTTGTGGCTGGTGCCAAAAAGGCCGGGATTCTACTGGATGCGAATGTCAAATCCAATGGGGGTTATACTCCGTTACACATAGCTGCTATCCATGGACATCATAAAGTAGCGGTGATGTTGATAGAAAAACTCAATGTTAACGTGAAGTTGAGGGACAATAGCGGGAAAAGAGCATGGCAATACCTGGGCTGCAACACATCTGGGGAAGTTTGGCAGCTTTTAGGGGCACCTAAGGGGAAAACGATTTTTGCATCTCGTGCCTTAAATATAACGAACACCGTAAGCACACACGTCAAATCCAGTCAGATAAATAGAAAGACTTCCTTAGCGGCTTTCCTGAAGCCGCAACATCAGAAATGGAAAGCAAACAATCACCCGGCTTTGAGGGAAAGAGAAATCTACAGTGACTAA